One stretch of Candidatus Woesearchaeota archaeon DNA includes these proteins:
- a CDS encoding ribosome biogenesis protein has product MVSILKCKECGSYGLNAECACGAKRDPVKPPKFSPEDKYAKYRRKYKEQELENNSS; this is encoded by the coding sequence ATGGTTTCAATTCTAAAATGTAAAGAATGTGGCTCTTATGGGCTGAATGCTGAATGTGCTTGCGGGGCTAAAAGAGATCCTGTCAAGCCACCAAAATTTAGTCCGGAGGACAAATATGCCAAGTACAGAAGAAAATATAAAGAGCAGGAATTGGAAAATAACTCGTCATAA
- a CDS encoding PAC2 family protein: protein MPSTEENIKSRNWKITRHKKVTFKNPVLLEGLPGIANVGKIALDYLIEQYDADLVLSFFSDYLPNTVFVNEDNLVELPRIELYHKKINGNDFLFLAGDVQPSSEQGSFSFTKVILDLACEWKCSTIITLGGIGLQDIPEKPKVFCTGTDKDIMKEFKSVGAIDKIYGVVGPIIGVSGLLVGLAKKKNISAIALLAETYGHPVFLGLKSAKQTLRVLSKKYDFKLNYRELNKEIKLMDKELQGEHVAQRSPKMERLRKIKETSYIG from the coding sequence ATGCCAAGTACAGAAGAAAATATAAAGAGCAGGAATTGGAAAATAACTCGTCATAAAAAAGTGACTTTTAAGAATCCTGTTTTATTGGAAGGATTACCAGGTATAGCTAATGTGGGCAAGATTGCATTGGATTATTTGATAGAGCAGTATGATGCGGATCTTGTTCTTAGTTTTTTTTCTGATTATTTGCCTAATACTGTGTTTGTAAATGAAGATAATTTGGTAGAGTTGCCCAGGATTGAGTTGTATCATAAAAAAATTAATGGAAATGATTTCTTATTTCTTGCAGGGGATGTTCAACCATCTTCTGAACAAGGGAGTTTTTCATTTACAAAAGTGATTTTGGATTTAGCTTGTGAATGGAAATGTTCAACAATAATTACTTTAGGAGGTATTGGTTTGCAGGATATTCCTGAAAAGCCTAAGGTGTTTTGTACTGGTACTGATAAAGATATAATGAAAGAGTTCAAAAGTGTTGGGGCAATTGATAAGATTTATGGTGTTGTCGGTCCTATAATAGGCGTTTCAGGTTTGTTAGTGGGTCTTGCTAAGAAGAAAAACATATCTGCGATTGCTTTGTTAGCTGAAACTTATGGGCACCCTGTTTTTTTAGGTTTGAAAAGTGCAAAGCAAACTTTGAGAGTTTTATCAAAAAAATATGATTTTAAGTTAAATTATAGGGAATTAAATAAAGAAATAAAACTTATGGATAAAGAGCTTCAAGGAGAACATGTTGCGCAGAGGTCTCCTAAAATGGAGCGTTTGAGAAAAATTAAGGAAACTAGTTATATTGGTTGA